A genomic window from Polaribacter gangjinensis includes:
- a CDS encoding endonuclease, which translates to MYKKLLSLLLFLVFLVGYSQPPTNYYNSATGTGYTLKTQLKNIIKNGHIDRGYSALLDGYINTDSDIFYENDNSVLDMYSENPTGQDPYNFQHNQRNCGNYNSENDCYNREHIFPQGYFNEGLPMRSDIHHVVPTDGYVNGRRSNFPFGEVSNASWTSNNNSKLGTNTFDSFRGTVFEPINEFKGDIARMLLYFATRYEDEVLDGTWDNHDSSESNPLNGTKNQFYESWYIRLLYKWHAQDPVNQREITRNNEAYQYQGNRNPFIDHPEFVAQIWSNVLSTNNFTLIDAIEMYPNPADGNTLFFKSKNTISVQIVSILGKQLINQKLENTASQIDISSLKPGIYLVKISSNDGTSTKKLIKK; encoded by the coding sequence ATGTATAAAAAATTACTATCCCTACTCCTATTTTTAGTTTTTTTGGTTGGATATAGTCAACCACCAACTAATTATTATAATAGTGCTACAGGAACTGGTTATACTTTAAAAACTCAGTTAAAAAACATTATTAAAAATGGTCATATTGATCGTGGTTACAGTGCTTTGCTAGATGGTTACATCAATACCGATTCAGATATATTTTATGAAAATGACAATTCAGTTTTGGATATGTATTCTGAGAATCCAACTGGACAAGACCCTTACAATTTTCAACACAATCAACGAAATTGTGGAAATTACAATTCAGAAAACGACTGTTACAATAGAGAACATATTTTTCCTCAAGGATATTTTAATGAAGGTTTGCCTATGCGTTCTGATATTCATCATGTTGTACCAACAGATGGTTATGTGAATGGTAGAAGAAGTAATTTTCCTTTTGGTGAAGTTTCAAATGCAAGTTGGACATCAAATAACAATTCAAAATTAGGAACAAATACTTTTGACTCATTCAGAGGAACTGTTTTTGAGCCAATCAATGAATTTAAAGGAGATATTGCACGAATGTTGTTATATTTTGCAACACGTTATGAGGATGAAGTTTTAGACGGCACTTGGGATAATCACGATAGTTCTGAAAGCAATCCTTTGAATGGTACTAAAAACCAGTTTTATGAATCATGGTATATTCGTTTGTTATACAAATGGCACGCTCAAGACCCTGTAAATCAGCGTGAAATTACAAGAAATAACGAAGCTTATCAGTATCAAGGAAATAGAAATCCATTTATTGATCATCCTGAGTTTGTTGCTCAAATTTGGAGTAATGTACTTTCTACAAATAACTTTACCTTAATTGATGCTATTGAAATGTACCCAAATCCTGCAGACGGAAATACCTTATTTTTTAAATCAAAAAACACCATTTCTGTTCAAATAGTAAGTATTTTAGGAAAACAATTAATCAATCAAAAATTAGAAAATACTGCATCTCAAATCGATATTTCATCTTTGAAACCCGGAATTTATTTGGTGAAAATTTCTTCTAATGATGGAACTTCGACTAAAAAATTGATTAAAAAATAG
- a CDS encoding endonuclease: protein MNIRFTFLLFIAFSLQILSQQAYYNDVNLNLTGLTLKEELAVKIINTHTRTLFYDQIWNASKATDVNPSNPAQVLLMYGWENGTDNDVTNDRSRGINANGSATGTWNREHVYSRSLGTPNLGESGPGADAHHLRPTDVQRNSSRGNRKFSNATGNSGATSEIYTDPIDGTNSAGWYPGDEWKGDVARMVMYMYLRYGNRCLPSNIGLGNNANTGDDMIDLFLKWNAEDPVSDFERQRNTYHENTNNPEAQGNRNPFIDNPRLATRIWGGPEAEDTWGIYTSSDVEIPSVPTNLTATNITTFSVDLSWSPSTDNVAVTSYDVFVNGNLYKNTTTTHLTIDGLNSDTEYSLSVLAKDIANNSSAQSTAINIKTLIDDQAPTTPTNIVISNQTTTSFVVTWDASTDNTAVTAYDIFVNTVLNGTTSETSFTVSNLTASTTYSVQIRAKDAKNNISNFSTAVDATTADINQVSSELFFSEYVEGSSNNKALEIVNNTDADIDLTGFSIKRQKDGGVDGDVWENELQLSGTILKKDVYVIINGSASLQKLKDEADFVQPNASETNFGAPINFNGNDPVGLFKNGVLVDIIGTYNGGSANFAINKTLRRKSGVSKPNSTFNLVNEWDEFPQDSVDDIGTHSSILNVQSFEKSGFIVYPNPVTSKLFIKNTFEYEISEISIFNAIGIKVFESNQTSKDLDVQYLSKGIYFIKISTEKGIFATKFVKE from the coding sequence ATGAATATTCGTTTTACTTTTTTACTATTTATCGCATTTTCATTACAAATCCTCTCTCAACAAGCGTATTATAATGATGTGAATTTAAATCTTACAGGACTAACTTTAAAAGAGGAATTAGCCGTAAAAATCATCAATACACATACAAGAACCTTGTTTTATGACCAAATTTGGAATGCAAGTAAAGCTACTGATGTAAATCCAAGCAATCCTGCACAAGTTTTATTGATGTATGGTTGGGAAAATGGAACTGATAATGATGTTACAAATGACAGGTCTAGAGGAATTAATGCAAATGGTTCTGCTACAGGAACTTGGAATAGAGAACACGTATATTCTCGATCATTAGGAACTCCAAATTTAGGTGAATCTGGTCCTGGAGCAGACGCGCATCATTTAAGACCAACTGACGTTCAAAGAAATTCATCTCGCGGAAATAGAAAGTTTTCTAATGCAACAGGAAATTCAGGTGCAACTTCAGAAATTTATACTGATCCAATTGATGGGACAAATTCTGCAGGATGGTATCCTGGAGATGAATGGAAAGGTGATGTCGCAAGAATGGTTATGTACATGTATTTACGCTATGGAAATCGTTGTTTACCTTCTAATATTGGTCTTGGAAATAATGCGAATACTGGAGATGATATGATTGATTTGTTTTTAAAATGGAATGCTGAAGACCCTGTTTCTGATTTTGAAAGACAACGAAATACCTATCATGAAAATACCAATAATCCTGAAGCTCAAGGAAATAGAAATCCTTTCATTGATAATCCAAGATTGGCAACACGAATTTGGGGAGGACCTGAGGCTGAAGATACATGGGGAATTTATACAAGTTCAGATGTTGAAATTCCTTCTGTTCCAACAAATCTAACTGCAACTAATATCACTACTTTTTCTGTTGATTTGTCTTGGTCACCATCTACAGACAACGTTGCAGTAACCAGTTATGATGTTTTTGTGAACGGAAATCTGTATAAAAATACAACAACTACGCATTTAACTATAGATGGATTAAATTCTGATACTGAGTATAGTTTGAGTGTTTTGGCTAAAGACATTGCTAATAATAGTTCTGCTCAAAGTACAGCAATCAACATTAAAACATTGATTGATGATCAAGCTCCCACTACTCCAACCAATATTGTCATTAGCAATCAAACAACCACTTCTTTTGTAGTTACTTGGGATGCTTCAACGGATAATACTGCTGTAACTGCTTATGATATTTTTGTAAATACGGTTTTAAATGGTACAACTTCTGAAACAAGTTTTACTGTTTCAAATTTAACAGCTTCAACAACGTACAGCGTTCAAATTCGTGCCAAAGATGCGAAAAATAACATCTCTAACTTTTCTACTGCTGTTGATGCAACCACAGCTGATATCAATCAAGTTTCTAGTGAATTATTTTTCTCTGAATATGTTGAAGGTTCATCCAATAATAAAGCTTTGGAAATTGTAAATAATACAGATGCTGATATTGATTTGACAGGATTTAGTATCAAACGTCAAAAAGATGGTGGTGTTGATGGTGATGTTTGGGAAAATGAATTACAACTTTCTGGAACCATTTTAAAGAAAGATGTATATGTTATCATAAACGGAAGTGCAAGTCTTCAAAAATTAAAAGATGAAGCTGATTTTGTTCAGCCCAATGCAAGTGAAACTAATTTTGGCGCACCCATTAATTTCAATGGAAATGATCCTGTAGGATTGTTTAAAAACGGGGTTTTAGTAGATATTATAGGAACTTACAATGGTGGTAGTGCCAACTTTGCGATTAATAAAACGTTACGCAGAAAAAGTGGAGTTTCAAAACCAAATTCTACTTTCAATTTGGTGAATGAATGGGATGAATTTCCTCAAGATTCTGTTGATGATATAGGAACTCATAGTAGTATTTTAAATGTTCAATCTTTTGAAAAATCAGGTTTTATAGTTTATCCAAATCCAGTGACATCGAAACTATTTATCAAAAACACTTTTGAATATGAAATTTCAGAAATTTCAATTTTCAACGCTATTGGTATAAAGGTTTTTGAAAGTAACCAAACTTCAAAAGATTTAGATGTACAGTATTTATCAAAAGGAATTTATTTCATAAAAATTTCTACTGAAAAAGGTATCTTTGCAACGAAATTTGTGAAAGAATAA
- a CDS encoding RsmB/NOP family class I SAM-dependent RNA methyltransferase, translating to MRLHRNLTFAVIDSIRDIFNAGEYADKAVEKALQRDKRWGARDRKFVAETIYDIVRWNRLYAEIAEVKVPYERDNIWRLFSVWCVLRGIPLPDWNQIGDVPVRRIKGKFDELSKIRKYRESIPDWMDELGAQELGEALWTKEIAALNKQAEVVLRTNTLNTTKEMLQRKLKVENIETESITDYPNALKLVERANVFTTESFHEGLFEVQDASSQLVAAYLDVEPGMKVVDACAGAGGKTLHLAALMQNKGQIIAMDIYESKLKKLKIRARRNKAHNIDLRVIDSTKVIKKLHEKADRVLIDAPCSGLGVLRRNPDSKWKLQPEFINEIKKTQQEILQNYSKMVKPGGKMVYATCSILPSENRQQVDLFLTSEAGKCFTFVKDSNIYAHLSGFDGFYMALLEKK from the coding sequence ATGAGATTACACAGAAACTTAACCTTCGCAGTTATTGATAGCATTCGTGATATTTTTAATGCAGGTGAATATGCAGACAAAGCTGTTGAAAAAGCCTTGCAAAGAGACAAACGTTGGGGCGCAAGAGATCGCAAATTTGTAGCTGAAACTATTTATGATATTGTTCGTTGGAATCGTTTGTATGCAGAAATTGCTGAAGTAAAAGTTCCTTATGAGCGTGATAATATTTGGCGATTATTTTCTGTTTGGTGTGTTTTAAGAGGGATTCCTTTGCCAGATTGGAATCAAATTGGTGATGTTCCCGTTAGAAGAATCAAAGGGAAATTTGACGAGCTGTCAAAAATCCGAAAATATCGTGAATCCATTCCTGATTGGATGGATGAATTGGGTGCACAAGAATTAGGTGAAGCACTTTGGACAAAAGAAATTGCAGCACTTAACAAACAAGCAGAGGTGGTTTTACGAACCAATACGTTGAACACCACCAAAGAAATGTTGCAACGAAAACTTAAGGTTGAAAATATTGAAACTGAGAGTATTACTGATTATCCAAATGCGTTAAAATTGGTTGAAAGAGCCAATGTTTTTACAACTGAATCATTTCACGAAGGTTTGTTTGAAGTGCAAGATGCTTCTTCGCAATTAGTTGCTGCTTATTTGGATGTTGAACCTGGAATGAAAGTAGTAGATGCGTGTGCTGGTGCAGGAGGAAAAACCTTGCATTTAGCTGCTTTGATGCAAAACAAAGGGCAAATCATTGCTATGGATATTTATGAAAGTAAGCTCAAAAAACTCAAAATTAGAGCTCGTAGAAACAAAGCTCACAATATTGATTTACGCGTGATTGACTCAACAAAAGTCATTAAAAAACTGCATGAAAAAGCAGATAGAGTTTTGATTGATGCACCTTGCTCAGGATTGGGAGTTTTGCGAAGAAATCCTGATTCTAAATGGAAATTACAACCTGAATTTATTAATGAAATCAAAAAAACACAGCAAGAAATTCTTCAAAATTATTCCAAAATGGTAAAACCTGGTGGAAAAATGGTGTATGCAACTTGCTCTATTTTACCTTCTGAAAATCGTCAACAAGTTGACCTTTTCTTAACATCCGAGGCTGGAAAATGTTTTACCTTTGTAAAGGATAGTAATATTTATGCACATCTTTCAGGTTTTGACGGATTTTACATGGCGCTACTAGAAAAAAAATAA
- a CDS encoding porin has product MKKHILGLLLFCTCFYSIAQENNDIKLSALPYYSFGKGVGITSPDSIFQLNIRFRMQNRASYIVDEDTDPAYEAAIRRLRLRFDGYVGDPRFIYVIQLSFSPNDVGAIEDGQNLNVIRDAIVFYRPNKHWNIGFGQTKLPGNRQRVNSSGALQLTDRSINNARFNIDRDFGLQVYYLNESKNTFSYNIKTAISTGEGRNWTREPDNGLAYTGKLELFPLGVFKNDGTLYEGDIKRESTPKVMLSGSFHFNEKARRTQGTLGNNLFESRDMTSILLDAMFKYKGLSFQTSYMERSAKDPITVNPNNINETQFVFVGNGFDTQLSYIFDNNYEVITRFSHQKPFQSIENLTPKSNQYTLGITKYIWEHAFKIQAELTKTNLNFFNNTKQENWYLRFQVEIGI; this is encoded by the coding sequence TTGAAAAAACATATTTTAGGACTCCTTCTTTTTTGTACCTGTTTTTATAGTATAGCACAGGAAAACAATGACATCAAATTATCTGCATTACCTTATTACAGCTTTGGAAAAGGAGTTGGAATTACCTCTCCTGATAGTATTTTTCAATTAAATATCCGTTTTAGGATGCAAAACAGAGCTTCCTATATTGTTGATGAAGATACAGATCCTGCTTATGAAGCTGCCATCAGACGTTTGCGTTTGCGATTTGATGGTTATGTTGGTGATCCAAGATTTATTTATGTGATTCAATTATCTTTTTCTCCTAATGATGTTGGTGCTATTGAAGATGGTCAAAACTTAAATGTCATTAGAGATGCCATTGTTTTTTACAGACCAAACAAACATTGGAATATTGGTTTTGGACAAACCAAATTACCTGGAAATAGACAGCGTGTCAATTCTTCTGGGGCTTTGCAGCTAACAGATAGATCTATCAACAATGCCCGTTTTAACATTGATCGTGATTTCGGATTGCAAGTGTATTATTTAAATGAATCTAAAAATACATTTTCTTACAATATAAAAACAGCTATTAGTACTGGTGAAGGTAGAAACTGGACAAGAGAACCTGATAATGGTTTAGCTTATACAGGAAAATTAGAATTGTTTCCTCTTGGAGTTTTTAAAAATGACGGTACTTTATATGAAGGTGATATCAAGCGTGAATCAACTCCTAAAGTAATGCTTTCTGGTTCATTTCATTTCAATGAAAAAGCCAGAAGAACTCAAGGTACCTTAGGGAATAACCTTTTTGAAAGTCGCGATATGACTTCTATTTTATTGGATGCTATGTTTAAATACAAAGGATTATCTTTCCAAACTTCTTATATGGAACGTTCTGCTAAAGACCCTATAACCGTAAATCCAAATAACATTAATGAAACACAATTTGTCTTTGTAGGCAATGGTTTTGATACTCAATTGAGTTATATTTTTGATAATAATTATGAAGTTATAACACGATTTTCTCATCAAAAACCTTTTCAATCTATCGAAAATTTAACGCCAAAAAGCAATCAATATACACTCGGAATTACCAAATATATTTGGGAGCATGCTTTTAAAATTCAAGCTGAATTAACCAAAACCAATTTGAATTTCTTTAATAATACCAAACAAGAAAATTGGTATTTGCGTTTTCAAGTGGAAATTGGGATCTAA
- a CDS encoding MFS transporter has product MIQYFKKSIPSAIIGSESEQLKLYKSLKWQVFISATLGYGLYYVCRLSLNVVKKPIVDAGILTETELGIIGSTLFFAYAIGKFTNGFLADHSNIKRFMATGLLVSALANLIMGFTSSFLFFAVCWGINGWVQSMGAPASVVSLSRWYKDAERGSFYGFWSTSHNIGEALTYILTAVVVSYFGWQWGFRAAAIVGLLGALMISIFFHDSPENKGLPPVNKDFSKVKTSTLQEQKDVLKNPYVWILALSSAFMYISRYAVNSWGPYYFETAKGYSLTQANSLVAISAVCGILGTASSGFVSDKFFKGRRNKPALFFGLLNVLALCLFLLGPKNLWWLDAFSMVIFGLGIGALICYLGGLMAVDIVSKKASGAALGIVGIMSYAAAGIQDIASGYLIENNKSSVDGIVIYNFDTISIFWIGAAITSVVLALFVWKKT; this is encoded by the coding sequence ATGATACAATATTTCAAAAAATCAATTCCAAGCGCAATTATTGGTTCTGAATCAGAACAGTTAAAATTATATAAATCACTAAAATGGCAAGTTTTTATCTCTGCAACTCTAGGTTATGGACTGTATTATGTGTGCAGATTGAGTTTAAATGTGGTTAAAAAACCTATTGTTGATGCCGGAATTTTAACAGAAACAGAATTAGGAATCATAGGCTCTACCCTATTTTTTGCATATGCAATTGGTAAGTTTACCAATGGTTTTTTAGCTGACCATAGCAATATTAAACGATTTATGGCAACAGGACTTTTAGTTTCTGCTTTGGCGAATTTAATCATGGGATTTACCAGTTCTTTTTTGTTTTTTGCTGTTTGTTGGGGAATTAATGGTTGGGTACAATCTATGGGTGCTCCAGCAAGTGTGGTTTCATTATCAAGATGGTATAAAGATGCTGAAAGAGGCAGTTTTTATGGTTTTTGGAGTACTAGTCATAATATTGGTGAAGCATTAACTTACATTTTAACGGCTGTTGTTGTTTCTTATTTTGGTTGGCAATGGGGTTTTAGAGCTGCAGCAATTGTGGGCTTATTGGGTGCTTTGATGATTTCAATCTTTTTTCACGACTCTCCAGAAAATAAAGGGTTACCTCCTGTTAATAAAGATTTTTCAAAAGTTAAAACTTCCACATTACAAGAACAAAAAGACGTTTTAAAAAATCCTTATGTTTGGATTTTGGCTTTGTCAAGTGCTTTTATGTACATTTCTAGATATGCTGTAAATAGTTGGGGGCCTTACTATTTTGAAACTGCAAAAGGATATTCACTCACACAAGCAAATAGTTTAGTGGCTATTAGTGCTGTTTGTGGAATTTTAGGAACAGCATCTTCAGGATTTGTTTCTGATAAATTTTTTAAAGGCAGAAGAAATAAACCTGCCCTATTTTTTGGATTACTAAATGTTCTGGCTCTTTGTCTTTTCTTGTTAGGTCCAAAAAATTTGTGGTGGCTAGATGCTTTTAGCATGGTTATCTTTGGTTTAGGAATTGGTGCCTTAATTTGCTATTTAGGTGGTTTAATGGCTGTTGATATTGTCTCTAAAAAAGCCTCTGGAGCTGCTTTGGGTATTGTTGGAATTATGAGTTATGCTGCTGCAGGAATTCAAGATATTGCTAGTGGTTATTTGATAGAAAATAACAAATCATCAGTTGATGGTATTGTCATTTACAATTTTGATACCATTTCTATTTTTTGGATTGGAGCAGCAATCACATCAGTTGTTTTAGCATTGTTTGTGTGGAAAAAAACATAA